The following DNA comes from Theropithecus gelada isolate Dixy unplaced genomic scaffold, Tgel_1.0 HiC_scaffold_15987, whole genome shotgun sequence.
aagtatttGTAGTGTGGAATCAACACTATGAAAACAGTGTGACAAAATTAAACACTATGTTGAACCCTTTTCTAGCTTTAACTCAAAAGTAGAAATCATGAGTTTTctataacattaattttaaaaacacacagaagtGAAAAGTGCCATTTTCcaaaaagtacaattttttttcccactttataTCAACATGGAATGATTTCAGTTCTCCTGTACTAAAAGctggacttttaaaaaactagTATTGCAATGTTTAATGTGATGACTTTAATCAGTAGTAGCTTCAGTTTCCGCTGGGCCCCTAATTAGTCTTCGAATTCCTCTTTTTCCTGCAGGACCTTTTGGTTTTGCAAAACTTTGCTTGTGTGCATGCTGCTTGGGATGTACTTCTTCATAAAGGAAGTCTGCAGTCAACTCATCCCCATTGTCTATCTCAATctgtaaaagataaaattagaagcACAACATTCAAAACCTAATACAAGCAACAAGCTGGTTTTCAGGTATATGAATGCTCACAAATAATACCCATTCCAGTAAGGCAGAATCAAGGACCATATGTAAAtagtttcactttcttcttttggGGGAAGGGGCTAAATTGCTTGAATATATAATCAGCTACATTCACTTCCTTCTTGGTTCTTTCTTACTGCTCcagtttaaataatatttaaaagtagaagCCACCACTATATTCTCAAGTTGCTGTGATACACTATTTATTCAAGGAACATTTACTCATGGCCCTTTCATCACTTGGGTCACTTGAAAGCCCTCTACAAGAGAGGTAAACAAACCATGGCCCAAAGGCCAAATCTTGCCCAAGGTaagattgttttacattttttaagggtTGTTAAACAACAATATGTGACAGAGATTATATGTGGCCTGGCAAAGCCTTTACTTACTATTTGGTCCTTTGTAGAAAAAGTCAGCTGATTCCTGCTGTAGAAGGTGCTACCCATGATAAAGTGATTGATTCTTAGGAACTTAAAAAGCATGAAGGGTTCAGAACCTAAAAACACTGGTAGTTTTTAAGGACCTGTATTCATATGAGTTTAAGGGCTCAAGAATATATATCTTTCCCCATGCCCTATCTGtacttaagaaaattaaattaagaaaactgGTAGCTtagtttccaaaattcaaatgtttatGCTTATTCCTTACTTCCCCCAAACTGGAAAGACTCCCAACCATCCCATAATTCACAGTCATAATGGAGACTGTAATTCCTTATTAATATGGAGTCCAGAAATAATCACAAGTATGTAGCTCTCGCAGCACTGTCCAATAGGACTTTTTGCACTGATGGAAATGTCCTATACATTCTGCACTAACCAATAAAGTAGCCAGTAACCACATTTAGCTAATGAGCATTTGACATGAGGATAGTGGAGTTAAGAAACAGAACTTTAAATCTTATTTAAagttaaatagccacatgtggcttacTAGAAAGTACAGATATATATAGAGATGGGGATCATGATAGGTAGTCCCCAGGCACTTAGAGGAGATCCTAAGGATTTAGGAtgataacaagaaaaataaatattttcatttataaatcacAACACATCAGAAACtacatagaaatgaaaagaaaaatttagcaaaaactgaagattttaaaatggCTACCTTTCTAATTACATCCATTTGTAGTTGTCTTTCTACAATTTCTAGCAGAGGGCTCTTGCAGCTAGAATATAGCATCCGCTCTCTTATACTGCATGTGTATCCGggcattgaataaataaaaactgtaagttcaaataataacaaatataattaGCATATCAATACATAAACTTCATAAAACTACAGCTAAGCCCTCTGGGCAAGAAATAAGTAAGCATATAGGGCTGATATACTAATAAACAAACTGAAAGTAACGTGTTAAAAACAATGTATCATATACCTATGGACTCTAAATAGTCTCCTTCATGGGAATGTTTATACAGAAAGAAATGGTAACGAGCTGAATCCTTGGGAATCCTCTTTGGCAAATCTTTTAGTTCTGTATTTGTTGTGTTGGccaaaattataatttcattttttatatctatttcctgccaataagaaacaaaatatattcattaaaaccAGATATAAGGAAATTAAGTTAAAACATGTAATAAAAAGACTAAGAGATAAAGGAGGAACTTAGTTCTGCACTGTTTGACTTTTTCAcaacaaacatttacaaaatgaattttagaaatcagaaagcatatttaaaatttaaaatacattaaaaataaacccTATATGAGCCATAAACTACCAAAAAGAGCAGCCACTTAATAATCATTATACATCTCTTACCAACTGCACATAATTGAGCTGTCTGTTATTCAATTTTTCCAAAGCCTGAAAGGCTTCTCGAGAAATGGGAAATGCTACTCCTTGTAGTGTTTGATGCTTAGTGTCCACACCCACGTCAGTCTGTACCTAAGTATGACAGATTTAATTTACAAGTTTAGCAGTTAGCAGTATCCTatggcaaaaataagaaaacccaaCCTCTATAAAATAGCATCATTCAACCCTAGCCCAGcctataattaaaattatttttcacatttgttcaCGGTCCTGCTAGCATTTTGTCAACATGCAGAGTGCATGACACATCTTTATGACAATGTTGGAAGTGAACATTTGCATGAGTGTACAAAATTAGTGGGGTTTGGGGGcgtttgtttttatgtttggtTTGGCACAATTTCAATGAGCTACACAAGCTCTTTAGATTACACCATTAGTTATAAAATTTTACTTGATAGAATTTATAAACAACAATCTACATACAGTATGTATAGAACTTTACTTTGTTCTGTTGGACAGAAAACGCAACACAAACACCATGCACTGAATTGAAAGGAAGTACAAACAGTGTACAAAGACATAACACAGCTCAACAAGTTATACTACTGCAGAAGTTCCAGACTTAAGAGATTTCTTTACTAAGAACATGGTGTGCATGTACTGGAAGAGGAGAAAGATAAGAAAGCATTCAATGCACATGTTTAAGATTTTTATACTTGATAAATGATAGCTAGCAGAGCGTCTCATTTGCAGTGTTGCAACAGAAAGTCCaatagaaattttacttttaaaaaaatgaatggagaTTCTACAGCATAAATGATATTAGTTAATGAAAACATCATAGAACATATGCGAATGCATACCCCAAAATGATCCTCTGGGCTCTGAGTGCAAGGAATAAAACAAACTATcaaacttgtaaaaaaaaaaaaaaaatcatataaaaagcCCTACTCAAATAACATGAATTAAAATCATATGACAGATCCTTGCTACCAGTTTAATATTAAATGATATTCAACCGTTCTCCAGACTGATTCCTATTAGTCTGTGACTCAGGCTAATGAATAGTGGTTTCAGCCACTTGTTCTTTTCTGTAAAGTCCCAGTAGAAATACAGTAGTTATTCCAGTATATTAGAATGGCTgtagaaaacatattaaaaataatgataaactaCAAAATAATATGGCTGAAATTTATTGACTCAAATATGCTCAACAGGTACTCAAATAATAATCTTCCATATATATCTCTATTCAAGTAGAGTTCACAGAATTTAATTTGTAGACTCTCCAGAGGGCCAACAAAACAATAATCTGCTTCAGGCAACCTTATTAGATATATTCTTTGCACTAAATGGGTAACACACTTTTTCTCTATATAATATTCAAAGTACAAAGTTTGCAACAGTTGTACTTCAACAGGAAGATTTACTATTCTGACAGGAAGATTACAGGAAAAGCtatttataaaatgcatataaagttTAATATTCTAAGCTActtataaaatgcatataaagtttaatattcatttttaacttttcttttctgaaaagacATTAAGCACACAGACTTATCTCTAAACGAAATGGAATAAACCTAAGCTACCTAACTTCTTTAATCTCTAGTTACCTCCCACATCTACtaattaaaaatatggtattttcaAACACTTAAAATCGTGCAAAGGCTTTGAAGTTGTAACTTACCTCACTTATTTTAATCTGTCGTAATTCTTCCTCAGCTGCAGTCAGTGGGGCAGGGGAAGATTGTGATAGCAAGTATTTTTTATATCCATGTAATGATACATCTTCCTGCAAGTACAGAATAGACTATAATCAGTAATTCTCTAGAATTAAAACGACAGTGAGGTTACTTTAGGAAAAGCAAAATCATTaacagaaaagattttaaattaaaataaatagcattatgaattttaatatatttttactttaatccTCAATTTTAAGTTTCAAAACTTTTTAACGGGAGTACCTACTGTTCATTTTATATGACGTTTCATAATTACTAAATAGTTTGTATGAGTTTCGTACTGGCAAAGTGAAATACTGAACCTGGTCATCCTTTAAGTCTATAGGACAACTGTAATTAACCTTCTGGGGAAAACTGCCCAATGATTATCCAATAATCAACATATTCAGATTCTGAATACTATGTTATAatgatttatataatttctttgtaattattcATGGAAAACTATTATAGTTTtcatgtcaaaagaaaaaaatactacaaaGAGGTCTACCTATCATCAAAATTTTGTGGTTTAGAAGACTGAGACTCATGAAATTGAGAAACCGGCCGACTTCACAATTAATGGTGAAGCAGCAATATATTCCCATCTAGTCTTGTGCTCTTTCCACTAGATTATATGACTTCCTGAATCAGAAAagctctaaacaaacaaaaaagttcaaaaatatatttcagtgtttcaatttgtgtatatacatgtaaatacatatatttaccaTGTACATTAGAAGAATCAGTATGTTTCAATACACTTATTGTCAATGTCAAACAGATACAAATGAATAAACTCAAAGTTACATCAGGTAACTTTTATACCATATGAAATATAGTATTTCTCTTATTCTCATGTTTTCAGATTATCCATCTGAATTCATATCAATTACCCATTACCTAGGAGTTcttctttaatcattttaattgcAACATATAGAatccacataaaaatataataccttTACTGTTCCAAATACTTCATCTTTAATGTGGCCACCTCCAAATTCCTTCTTCAGAGTTGCTCTTGTTGCTGCATACAACATTTTTTGACGAACCTATTCAGTTGTGAAAGTTTACTTAGAagttaataaatgaaaacattataaaagaaagcacattttgaatgtattaatatcctaaatcatattaaaaataaaactgagctGAAGTCCACCCACTATAATATgctaaaatatatgtgtacaaaTAACCATCATTAACATGGGCATCTAAACTATTCAATGGCTATTAAGATAGACTTCAATTTACAAtgtcactttttttgttttttgaggtgcagatttgctcttgttgcccaggctggagtgtaatggcacgatctcagttcactgcaacctccgcctcccaggttcaagtgattctcctgcctcagcctcctgagtaggtgggattacaggtgtgcaccaccacgcccggctaattttttgtatttttagtacagacggggtttcaccatgttggtcaggctggtctcaaactcctgacctctggtgatccacccgcctcagcttcccaaagtttagggattacaggcatgagccaccgtgcctggccacattttaaagttgaaaaaaatataaattgtttaaattctttattttgcaaactcatgagttcaagaataaaaaaattaaaatatgaggaAAACTGAAATGAAGTAACTTTGATAGTGACATTCTTCTCAAACCTGTATGAAATATTACGAATTAAGTTGTTAAGAATCAAAATTCATGGCTTACTGATGGCACATAGCATTCTAGGCGGgacacaaagatggaaaaaaaattaaagagtcaACTAGTATCTATGGAAAGCTACCAAAGGTAACTACCaattaacaaataatttcatAATCCTACATGGTCAAATCCAGTATTTCTTTCAGATAGAACATGGGGAATTAAACAGGAATGGGATGATCTTTTGAGAACAATATctagataactttaaaaataattattttttaataagaaaaattcaaattaatttttcaaatattgggCCATGTTCATATATTAATTCTGTCTAGTCTATTGTTCTATTTAGTCAATCTACTACCAGCTTTCCTAAAATACTTGTTTGTATGCAGGCCCATCACTTCAATGGTAGTGATTAATAAATGCATAATACtaacaaaatttaatattatgtTCAATTAGTTCTCAGATTTATTACAATTATTACTCTCAGGGCCAGGCAGTTTCATTTTCCAGAGGCCCATGGAGTCATTTTAAAATTGCCACAAATTAggttggacacagtggctcatgcctgtaatcccagcactttgggaggccgaggtgggtggatcacttaaggccatgagtttaagaccagcctgggcaacacggtgaaaccccatctctactaaaaatataaaaatt
Coding sequences within:
- the LOC112617261 gene encoding twinfilin-1 isoform X1, giving the protein MTRRDRRRSSHFLGPPAGAARRTQRRSRELAAAAMSHQTGIQASEDVKEIFARARNGKYRLLKISIENEQLVIGSYSQPSDSWDKDYDSFVLPLLEDKQPCYILFRLDSQNAQGYEWIFIAWSPDHSHVRQKMLYAATRATLKKEFGGGHIKDEVFGTVKEDVSLHGYKKYLLSQSSPAPLTAAEEELRQIKISESPEDHFGVQTDVGVDTKHQTLQGVAFPISREAFQALEKLNNRQLNYVQLEIDIKNEIIILANTTNTELKDLPKRIPKDSARYHFFLYKHSHEGDYLESIVFIYSMPGYTCSIRERMLYSSCKSPLLEIVERQLQMDVIRKIEIDNGDELTADFLYEEVHPKQHAHKQSFAKPKGPAGKRGIRRLIRGPAETEATTD
- the LOC112617261 gene encoding twinfilin-1 isoform X2, whose amino-acid sequence is MTRRDRRRSSHFLGPPAGAARRTQRRSRELAAAAMSHQTGIQASEDVKEIFARARNGKYRLLKISIENEQLVIGSYSQPSDSWDKDYDSFVLPLLEDKQPCYILFRLDSQNAQGYEWIFIAWSPDHSHVRQKMLYAATRATLKKEFGGGHIKDEVFGTVKEDVSLHGYKKYLLSQSSPAPLTAAEEELRQIKISEVQTDVGVDTKHQTLQGVAFPISREAFQALEKLNNRQLNYVQLEIDIKNEIIILANTTNTELKDLPKRIPKDSARYHFFLYKHSHEGDYLESIVFIYSMPGYTCSIRERMLYSSCKSPLLEIVERQLQMDVIRKIEIDNGDELTADFLYEEVHPKQHAHKQSFAKPKGPAGKRGIRRLIRGPAETEATTD